A genomic segment from Pseudanabaena sp. BC1403 encodes:
- a CDS encoding CBS domain-containing protein encodes MLKDFRDLKKFAEEAIRIEYFATMNKDLTKVKTNQPIIEVLAEMKAKDFDVVPVIQGQKILGYLERNSLGSFSKTYEFIGDITDIPKMSQAKVIDLNNPESDSLEKAFEYLRRYRWFFVKRDKTIVGIVTLDDLKHPIVSLYILSKLLIVEAGLRRLWGTYTNIPTPDAPPKKTRSDASPKKTESKEPTVFKDIIDNVKKQSENNYDSIIRHLGYTDVSFHEHTDDMGVVA; translated from the coding sequence ATGCTTAAAGATTTTCGTGACCTCAAGAAATTTGCTGAAGAAGCTATCCGTATTGAGTACTTTGCGACTATGAACAAAGATTTAACTAAAGTTAAAACAAATCAGCCAATTATCGAAGTATTGGCTGAGATGAAAGCTAAAGATTTTGATGTAGTTCCTGTAATTCAAGGACAAAAAATATTGGGATATCTAGAAAGAAACTCTCTAGGAAGTTTTTCCAAAACATATGAATTTATTGGCGACATTACTGATATTCCTAAAATGTCTCAAGCCAAGGTAATCGATCTTAACAATCCTGAGTCTGACTCTTTAGAAAAAGCATTTGAGTATCTTCGCCGTTACAGATGGTTCTTCGTAAAAAGAGATAAAACAATAGTAGGAATCGTAACACTAGACGATTTAAAACACCCAATAGTTTCTTTGTATATTCTTTCTAAATTACTAATAGTAGAGGCTGGACTTCGTAGATTGTGGGGAACATATACGAATATTCCAACTCCCGATGCACCACCCAAAAAGACTAGATCAGATGCATCACCTAAAAAGACTGAATCAAAAGAACCTACAGTTTTCAAAGACATTATCGATAATGTCAAAAAACAGTCAGAAAATAACTATGACAGTATAATTCGACATCTCGGTTATACGGATGTTTCATTTCATGAACATACAGATGATATGGGCGTTGTTGCATAA
- a CDS encoding DUF5615 family PIN-like protein, with translation MRFLVDENTGVVVARWLRSQNHEVFSVYEEARGTDDDEILQKAWDENWILISCDKDFGEKVYRERRLHHGVVLLRLEDERNANKINVLQSLLENYAGQLADSFVVVTEKQVRFARALS, from the coding sequence GTGCGGTTTTTGGTGGATGAAAATACGGGTGTTGTGGTTGCGCGTTGGTTACGCAGTCAAAATCATGAGGTTTTCTCGGTTTATGAGGAGGCAAGAGGGACTGATGATGATGAAATTCTACAAAAGGCTTGGGATGAGAATTGGATTTTGATTTCTTGTGATAAGGATTTTGGTGAAAAGGTTTATCGGGAACGAAGACTACATCATGGGGTGGTTTTGCTTAGGCTTGAGGATGAGCGTAATGCTAACAAAATCAATGTTTTGCAAAGTTTATTAGAAAATTATGCGGGGCAGTTAGCGGATAGTTTTGTTGTAGTTACTGAGAAACAGGTTAGATTTGCTAGGGCTTTGTCTTGA
- a CDS encoding DUF433 domain-containing protein: MKEQDLLNRISSSPRVMVGKPVIRGTRLSVEYILNLLAHGATVTEILEEYEGLVEADIRACLLFASRALESASFMPLAEIA; encoded by the coding sequence ATGAAAGAACAAGATTTGTTAAATCGGATCTCTTCTAGTCCTAGAGTGATGGTGGGAAAGCCAGTCATTAGAGGGACTCGGTTATCTGTTGAGTACATTCTAAATCTGCTGGCTCATGGTGCAACTGTGACGGAGATTTTGGAAGAGTATGAAGGTTTGGTTGAGGCGGATATTAGGGCTTGTTTGCTGTTTGCGTCTCGTGCTTTGGAAAGTGCAAGTTTTATGCCTTTGGCGGAGATTGCTTAG
- a CDS encoding sensor histidine kinase KdpD — protein sequence MSKQLSEPSWRSHLFWIIVGLFGLVIILEFSTPPEYVMGYLYISPILIANSQLGRRSTLQLTLVAVILTLLNIWIPKQGEVQISMIVNRLVTILALIVTSFLSDRDRQTQQILVQQQAKLQSQEKIMNVREDFAYTLTHDLRTPLLGAIETLQAFDREQFGTIHTKQKTVVATMIRSHQNSLRLVETLLDVYRNETEGLQLQLEPINLAILAEDVATSLLRLSTSRSVYLNLHYGESEFRKFLWVNGDAFQLRRVFTNLLTNAINHSPRGAKVEVVLEIQSSYQVVQVLDVGSGIKIDEKPYLFDRFYQGQSDRLATGSGLGLYLTRQIIEAHGGTIWAENRIPHGAIFGFRLPTLPYSSHDIT from the coding sequence ATGTCAAAACAATTATCCGAACCATCTTGGCGATCGCATTTATTTTGGATAATTGTGGGACTATTTGGGCTAGTGATTATTTTGGAATTTTCCACACCTCCCGAATATGTCATGGGTTATCTCTACATCAGCCCAATCCTCATCGCCAATTCGCAATTGGGTCGCCGTAGCACTTTGCAACTCACCTTAGTAGCCGTAATTCTCACCCTATTAAATATATGGATTCCCAAACAAGGAGAAGTGCAAATCTCGATGATTGTGAATCGGCTAGTCACGATTTTGGCATTAATCGTAACTAGTTTCTTAAGCGATCGCGATCGACAAACACAACAAATTTTGGTGCAGCAACAGGCAAAACTTCAATCCCAAGAAAAAATCATGAATGTCCGCGAAGACTTTGCTTACACTTTGACCCATGATTTGCGAACTCCGTTACTTGGTGCGATCGAAACGCTTCAAGCTTTTGACCGCGAACAGTTTGGGACTATTCATACTAAACAAAAAACTGTAGTAGCAACGATGATCCGTAGTCATCAGAATAGTTTGAGATTAGTGGAAACCCTCCTTGATGTCTATCGCAATGAAACGGAAGGTTTGCAATTACAATTAGAGCCAATTAATCTCGCAATATTAGCGGAAGATGTAGCAACCTCGCTTTTGAGACTATCTACAAGCCGCAGCGTTTATCTGAATCTGCATTATGGAGAGTCGGAATTTCGCAAATTCCTGTGGGTGAATGGTGATGCTTTCCAATTACGGCGAGTTTTTACAAATTTACTAACCAATGCGATTAATCATTCTCCGCGAGGCGCAAAAGTAGAAGTTGTGCTAGAAATCCAATCTTCATATCAGGTTGTACAGGTACTCGATGTTGGCTCAGGTATTAAGATTGATGAAAAGCCATACTTATTTGATCGGTTTTATCAAGGACAAAGCGATCGCTTAGCTACTGGTTCTGGACTGGGTTTATATCTAACCCGCCAAATTATCGAAGCTCATGGCGGTACAATTTGGGCAGAAAATCGTATTCCCCATGGCGCAATATTCGGCTTTCGTTTACCCACTTTGCCCTATTCATCGCATGACATTACCTAA
- a CDS encoding response regulator transcription factor, translated as MTLDHLKILLVEDDELFRLGLQVRLQQETKIAVLAEANDGETAIDLAKQQPFDLVLLDIGLPGLGGLETCRQLKLNHPNLPILVLTSRNERSLISRLVTAGAQGYCLKGVAAETLILAMRSVIAGASWWDAAATAEIHNIFQNQSSEITPENLSGSKVDTLTRREKEILLLMSEQKTNQEIADLLYISSGTVRVHIHTILHKLEVSDRKQAIAIHNNHL; from the coding sequence ATGACCTTAGATCACCTTAAAATCCTGTTAGTTGAAGACGATGAACTATTTCGCCTTGGTTTACAAGTGCGTTTGCAACAGGAAACCAAAATCGCGGTTTTAGCAGAGGCTAACGATGGAGAAACGGCGATCGATCTTGCCAAACAGCAACCCTTTGATCTTGTCCTGCTTGATATCGGTTTGCCAGGGCTTGGTGGGCTAGAGACCTGTCGCCAACTCAAGCTCAATCATCCGAACTTACCGATTTTAGTACTCACTTCACGCAATGAGCGATCGCTAATCTCGCGTTTAGTTACCGCAGGCGCACAGGGCTATTGCCTCAAAGGGGTTGCTGCTGAGACCTTAATTCTTGCCATGCGATCGGTGATCGCAGGAGCATCTTGGTGGGATGCCGCTGCAACTGCTGAAATCCATAATATTTTTCAAAATCAATCTTCCGAGATTACACCTGAGAATTTATCTGGGTCAAAAGTTGATACTTTGACGCGACGCGAAAAAGAAATTCTCCTTTTGATGTCTGAGCAGAAAACCAATCAAGAGATTGCCGATCTGCTTTACATCTCATCAGGAACAGTGCGGGTACATATTCATACGATTTTGCATAAATTAGAAGTAAGCGATCGCAAACAAGCGATCGCCATTCACAATAATCATTTATAA
- a CDS encoding PQQ-dependent sugar dehydrogenase, with product MKNLHRPFTLLIGAIALIVGSCTVPETNNPSIVAQPTTSATATNKELTPNSFKQVTVAKDLERPWGMAWLPDGAILITERVGRVKIFRNGSLEQIAIAEIPNLFVSGQAGLMDISLHPRFAQNNLVYLTYSSGNFQSNHTSILRAKFDGKALVEPQVIFEVKPSKSGNQHFGSRIVWLPDDTMLIAIGDGGNPPLQLDGELIRNQAQKLNSQLGKVLRLKDDGSIPSDNPFVKTASANPAIWSYGHRNIQGLFADPISKQVWSTEHGSRGGDELNLIEAGKNYGWPVVTFSQEYTGGKISKEVSRPNMVDPKLVWTPAIAPSGLLLYRGNIFPNWEGNLFAGGLVSKSVVRIKIEGNKTIVQETIPVGQRVRDVRQGKDGFIYILTDEQSGQLIRLEPM from the coding sequence ATGAAGAATTTACACCGTCCGTTCACCCTTTTAATTGGCGCGATTGCGCTGATCGTAGGAAGTTGTACTGTCCCAGAAACAAACAATCCATCAATTGTTGCGCAACCTACAACATCGGCGACCGCCACTAACAAAGAACTTACTCCAAACAGTTTCAAGCAAGTTACGGTAGCCAAAGATTTAGAGAGACCTTGGGGAATGGCATGGTTGCCCGATGGCGCGATTCTAATTACCGAGCGAGTGGGTCGAGTCAAAATTTTCCGAAATGGATCATTAGAGCAAATTGCGATCGCTGAAATCCCCAATTTATTTGTGTCTGGACAAGCAGGTTTGATGGATATCTCACTCCATCCACGCTTTGCTCAAAATAACTTGGTGTATCTCACATACTCCAGTGGCAATTTCCAATCTAATCACACCAGTATTTTGAGAGCAAAATTTGATGGTAAAGCTCTGGTGGAACCACAAGTTATTTTTGAGGTGAAACCTTCAAAATCAGGGAATCAACACTTCGGTTCGCGTATTGTTTGGCTGCCAGATGACACAATGCTGATTGCGATCGGTGATGGAGGCAATCCTCCATTACAACTGGATGGTGAGTTGATTCGCAATCAAGCCCAAAAGCTAAATAGTCAGCTTGGTAAAGTCCTACGACTTAAAGATGACGGCTCTATTCCATCTGATAATCCCTTTGTGAAAACTGCTAGTGCTAATCCAGCGATTTGGAGTTATGGACATCGCAATATTCAAGGGTTATTTGCTGATCCCATCTCCAAGCAAGTATGGTCAACCGAGCATGGTTCAAGGGGTGGTGATGAACTAAACCTCATCGAAGCTGGGAAAAACTATGGCTGGCCAGTTGTAACCTTTAGCCAAGAATACACAGGAGGTAAAATTTCCAAGGAAGTATCTCGCCCCAATATGGTCGATCCTAAATTGGTGTGGACTCCTGCGATCGCACCATCGGGTCTGTTACTATATCGTGGCAATATCTTCCCAAATTGGGAAGGTAATTTGTTTGCTGGTGGATTAGTATCTAAATCAGTTGTGCGCATCAAAATCGAAGGTAATAAAACAATAGTTCAAGAAACTATTCCTGTCGGTCAGCGAGTAAGAGATGTCCGTCAAGGAAAAGATGGATTTATCTATATTCTGACCGATGAACAATCAGGGCAACTTATTCGCCTTGAACCAATGTAG
- a CDS encoding restriction endonuclease has protein sequence MRRNCKAGEIDLDFKVRKITATLFAEFDYLLIVECKNWSKKAGAPDLRIFCSKMREVGAKVSIFFSKQGITRDAKTVIRDAWLVDKIIVLVFDSKDLDRIINQSENLYTILHDKYISVRTSSKE, from the coding sequence ATGCGGCGAAATTGTAAAGCAGGAGAAATAGATTTAGATTTTAAAGTTAGAAAGATAACTGCAACACTTTTTGCAGAGTTTGACTATCTGCTGATTGTGGAATGTAAAAATTGGAGTAAAAAAGCTGGCGCACCAGATTTAAGGATATTTTGCAGCAAAATGCGAGAAGTTGGAGCAAAAGTTAGTATTTTCTTCTCCAAGCAAGGAATTACAAGAGATGCAAAAACAGTAATTCGAGACGCTTGGCTAGTAGATAAAATCATAGTGCTGGTATTTGATTCAAAAGATCTTGATCGAATCATTAACCAGTCAGAAAATCTCTACACCATACTGCACGATAAGTATATTTCTGTTCGTACCTCTTCTAAAGAGTAG